In one Rhodococcus sp. B50 genomic region, the following are encoded:
- a CDS encoding MlaD family protein yields MRTPRQAAVRLALLATVVALIIVLIVQAIERPVGGSTVAYKAEFGDVFGLKENADVRLRGVQIGKVTDISVSDGNRALVDFTVLDEYRLRESDRLLVKFQNLTGQRYLELDRGEEGGQEIDPSGLVVNTVDSFDITTVFNGLKPLLREADPAVYNRLATNVAALIEGSESSPTPVMRDIAELASYAEDRSALMSTLLDNFSALNEQLEGRSQNLENILEVFHSIFTPLVTRMTEFLSLTKLGATEMAEVDRTVNLLSRLGLGAPAEHDGFLERNDDFIVRVDEVIPDPETAIDTLSVLPGIFEGVNSLVPRVDESRQCSNGAVQLPIEADVLLQGRPLTICNGGA; encoded by the coding sequence ATGAGAACTCCACGCCAGGCAGCCGTCCGGCTGGCGCTGCTCGCGACCGTCGTCGCCCTGATCATCGTGCTGATCGTCCAGGCGATCGAACGACCCGTCGGCGGATCGACCGTCGCGTACAAGGCCGAGTTCGGTGACGTCTTCGGTCTCAAGGAGAACGCCGACGTGCGCCTGCGCGGTGTGCAGATCGGCAAGGTCACCGACATCTCGGTGTCCGACGGTAACCGCGCGCTCGTCGATTTCACGGTGCTCGACGAGTACCGGCTGCGCGAGTCGGATCGACTGCTCGTCAAGTTCCAGAATCTCACGGGTCAGCGCTATCTCGAACTCGACCGCGGCGAGGAGGGCGGCCAGGAGATCGACCCGTCCGGTCTCGTCGTGAACACCGTCGACTCGTTCGACATCACCACGGTCTTCAACGGACTCAAACCGCTTCTCCGCGAAGCCGATCCGGCCGTATACAACCGTCTCGCCACGAATGTGGCCGCGTTGATCGAGGGCAGCGAGTCCAGCCCGACTCCCGTCATGCGCGACATCGCCGAGCTCGCGAGCTACGCCGAGGATCGCAGCGCATTGATGAGCACCCTCCTCGACAACTTCAGCGCTCTCAACGAGCAACTCGAAGGACGCTCCCAGAACCTCGAGAACATCCTCGAGGTCTTCCATTCGATCTTCACCCCCTTGGTGACACGTATGACCGAGTTCCTGTCGCTCACCAAGCTCGGCGCGACCGAGATGGCGGAGGTCGACCGCACCGTGAACCTGCTCTCCCGGCTCGGTCTCGGTGCCCCCGCCGAGCACGACGGCTTTCTCGAACGCAACGACGACTTCATCGTCCGTGTGGACGAGGTGATCCCGGACCCGGAGACGGCCATCGACACCCTGTCGGTGCTCCCGGGGATCTTCGAGGGAGTCAATTCCCTCGTGCCGCGCGTGGACGAGTCCCGGCAGTGCAGCAACGGCGCGGTGCAGTTGCCGATCGAGGCCGACGTGCTGCTCCAGGGACGTCCGCTGACCATCTGCAACGGAGGTGCCTGA
- a CDS encoding MlaD family protein yields the protein MRTRLFGRLDFGSEDADSRTQMWWALSGLLVLVLVAGVVFALYLRPVGSTTYRLELPESAGLAAGDDVRIAGVPVGSVTGLNLDDDHVDVEFTVDSEHFVGDQTSVSVRMLTPIGGLYLAVHPAGRQPLTDPIPANRAALPFLVNDMFEEATAVVEELDTEALRTALDKTAALLGESPDAVRITVTDLEAVMDVIANQKDQIESLLELSNEYLRTANDNKELALEIIRGYAILGPKIVEAHQDVKVFADGLSGLAGLLFDFLSGPYQEKVEPIIPHLVEAADSSAELSASVEEMTNSIRATLTGLASVAGPEGQALVDQSGLTVQRPDVCLPMPGTRC from the coding sequence ATGCGCACCCGCCTGTTCGGACGACTCGACTTCGGCTCCGAGGACGCCGATTCCCGCACCCAGATGTGGTGGGCGCTGTCGGGTCTGCTCGTCCTCGTGCTCGTCGCGGGCGTCGTGTTCGCGCTCTATCTGCGACCCGTCGGTTCGACGACCTACCGCCTGGAGTTGCCGGAATCCGCGGGACTCGCCGCCGGCGACGACGTACGCATCGCGGGTGTCCCGGTCGGTTCGGTCACCGGGCTGAACCTGGACGACGATCACGTCGACGTCGAGTTCACCGTCGACTCCGAACATTTCGTCGGCGATCAGACCTCGGTATCGGTGCGGATGCTCACGCCCATCGGGGGCCTGTATCTCGCGGTGCACCCGGCCGGCCGGCAACCGCTCACCGACCCGATCCCGGCGAATCGCGCGGCCCTGCCGTTCCTGGTGAACGACATGTTCGAGGAGGCCACCGCGGTGGTGGAGGAACTCGACACCGAGGCTCTGCGCACGGCCCTGGACAAGACCGCCGCGCTGCTCGGCGAATCCCCGGATGCGGTGCGCATCACGGTCACCGATCTCGAAGCGGTCATGGACGTCATCGCGAATCAGAAGGACCAGATCGAGAGTCTGCTCGAACTGTCCAACGAGTACCTCCGCACGGCGAACGACAACAAGGAACTCGCGCTCGAGATCATCCGGGGTTACGCGATCCTCGGACCGAAGATCGTCGAGGCCCATCAGGACGTGAAAGTCTTCGCCGACGGGCTCTCCGGCCTCGCCGGTCTGCTGTTCGATTTCCTCAGCGGCCCGTACCAGGAGAAGGTCGAACCGATCATCCCGCACCTCGTGGAGGCCGCCGACAGCAGTGCGGAACTGTCGGCGTCCGTCGAGGAGATGACGAACTCCATCCGTGCCACCCTCACGGGACTCGCGTCCGTCGCCGGTCCCGAAGGCCAGGCCCTTGTCGACCAGAGCGGACTGACGGTCCAGCGACCCGACGTCTGTCTCCCGATGCCGGGAACACGGTGCTGA
- a CDS encoding MlaD family protein, which produces MSTAQYSGFGPSRRGLRIRGLAVVVAAALVVTAAWWASQPDRSGEVQFAVTASNLGDGVSTDTSVRLRGMSIGSVVEVEPQGPQQQIVTLSVDENHLDELSTAIHTRFVSSNIFGSTALELIPMPGGQPIEPGSTLTLGDVGDFTVTTVLRDSGRLLLDVVTPQLSDSIDSAAELTRQMAPLLASSLLVMRNIARTQNEPLSELLPKFADVSEGIAAFTPSALNTLSAIASVEELEDDFRTRQASETITEVSHLVLALSGEIVGALGPTSDAVDMLLDILIPMNQSLTTVTPDQVDRLIEGADGALQHQGDRVVLGVDVLVDTFPAFRVPLETTGRTR; this is translated from the coding sequence ATGAGCACAGCACAGTATTCGGGCTTCGGGCCGAGTCGTCGCGGACTACGCATCCGCGGGCTCGCGGTCGTCGTCGCCGCCGCACTCGTCGTCACCGCCGCGTGGTGGGCATCGCAACCGGACCGTTCCGGCGAAGTGCAGTTCGCCGTCACCGCATCGAATCTCGGCGACGGAGTCTCCACCGACACGTCGGTGCGCCTACGGGGCATGTCGATCGGATCGGTGGTCGAGGTCGAACCGCAGGGTCCGCAGCAACAGATCGTCACGCTCAGCGTCGACGAGAACCACCTCGACGAGTTGTCGACGGCGATACACACCCGCTTCGTCTCGTCGAACATCTTCGGTTCCACCGCACTGGAACTGATCCCGATGCCGGGCGGGCAGCCCATCGAACCGGGCAGTACCCTCACGCTCGGCGATGTCGGCGATTTCACCGTGACCACGGTGCTGCGTGATTCCGGCCGACTCCTGCTCGACGTGGTGACCCCGCAACTGTCGGACTCGATCGACAGCGCCGCCGAGCTCACTCGACAGATGGCGCCCCTGCTCGCCTCGTCACTGCTCGTCATGCGCAACATCGCCCGCACCCAGAACGAGCCGCTCAGCGAGCTGCTGCCCAAGTTTGCGGACGTCTCCGAAGGCATCGCGGCGTTCACTCCGTCGGCCTTGAACACTCTGTCGGCGATCGCGTCCGTCGAGGAACTCGAGGACGACTTCCGCACCAGGCAGGCGAGCGAGACGATCACCGAGGTCTCGCATCTCGTCCTCGCGCTGTCCGGTGAGATCGTCGGCGCGCTCGGCCCGACCTCGGATGCCGTGGACATGCTGCTCGACATCCTGATCCCGATGAACCAGAGCCTGACCACGGTCACGCCCGACCAGGTCGACAGGTTGATCGAGGGCGCCGACGGCGCCCTGCAGCACCAGGGCGACCGGGTGGTGCTGGGGGTCGACGTACTGGTGGACACCTTCCCGGCCTTCCGGGTCCCGCTCGAGACCACCGGGCGTACCCGATGA
- a CDS encoding MlaE family ABC transporter permease, translating to MKTSRPADADVRGERPFGGAVVTRTADSTRTFGRTLRLAFRSTAYLIVDIARGRFPMREAIVQGWFFISVSAVPAVLVALPLGVVIAVQVGSMTDNVGANSMAGAVGGMGVMQQIAPLAAALLIGGAGGSAISADLASRTIREEIDALRTLGIDPQRRLVSPRILAMVVVAPMLSVLIILMSILASFAVASLGQGVAPGSYWLSFGSFASTTDLIVCLFKAAVFGYVVAIISSQRGLEAKGGPKGVADSVNAAVVLSIIACMVVNLFITQVVLMFVPMRFL from the coding sequence ATGAAGACCTCGCGACCCGCGGACGCAGATGTCCGGGGCGAGCGGCCGTTCGGGGGTGCCGTCGTCACACGCACCGCCGACTCCACACGCACATTCGGACGTACGCTCCGATTGGCCTTCCGCTCCACCGCATATCTGATCGTCGACATCGCACGCGGACGTTTCCCGATGCGGGAGGCGATCGTTCAGGGATGGTTCTTCATCTCCGTTTCGGCCGTGCCCGCCGTCCTGGTCGCACTCCCGCTCGGGGTGGTCATCGCCGTGCAGGTCGGCAGCATGACGGACAACGTGGGTGCCAACTCCATGGCCGGCGCGGTCGGCGGCATGGGGGTCATGCAGCAGATCGCGCCCCTGGCCGCGGCCCTGCTCATCGGTGGAGCCGGCGGATCGGCGATCTCCGCCGACCTCGCCTCGCGCACCATCCGGGAGGAGATCGACGCGTTACGCACCCTGGGCATCGACCCACAGCGCAGACTGGTCTCCCCCCGCATCCTGGCGATGGTCGTCGTCGCGCCCATGCTGTCGGTGCTGATCATCCTGATGAGCATCCTCGCCAGCTTCGCGGTGGCCTCGCTCGGCCAGGGGGTCGCCCCCGGCTCGTACTGGTTGTCGTTCGGCAGCTTCGCCTCCACCACCGACCTGATCGTGTGCCTGTTCAAGGCGGCGGTCTTCGGTTACGTGGTGGCGATCATCTCCAGCCAGCGCGGCCTCGAAGCCAAGGGTGGCCCGAAGGGCGTGGCCGACAGCGTCAATGCGGCCGTGGTGCTCAGCATCATCGCCTGCATGGTCGTCAACCTCTTCATCACCCAGGTCGTCCTGATGTTCGTCCCCATGAGGTTCCTCTGA
- a CDS encoding DMT family transporter, with amino-acid sequence MTVSLGAPSRADDALSDQRADVAPTESRGLVLPPSPAPKSPPRANRRLGIAAIVLSATAMGAAGLFGRKATPDGAVLGEALTLGRMAVGAIGMLVLIALSRRLGQLRRTRLSWSVVGGGVFLGLSLATYLSATVLTDLSRAVALHYLGPVVATILARVFLKERIGRLDALSIGTAFAGMLLAAGLVGSDRSGGEHETLGTVLGVASGLFYGAALLCYRYRTDMPSDVRCLWNFVFGAVATGAMVVVTRPDMSGMTVTHWLWAGGFFVVCGLFALGLLVVAGKHLRAAELSGLSYLEVVVALMIGMAVFGESVTVLAAAGAGLIMMAMALPMLGRR; translated from the coding sequence GTGACCGTTTCCCTGGGCGCGCCTTCGCGCGCCGATGATGCGCTGTCCGATCAGCGCGCCGATGTCGCGCCGACCGAGTCGCGTGGCCTTGTTCTCCCTCCCTCCCCCGCCCCGAAGTCGCCGCCGCGTGCGAACCGGCGACTTGGGATCGCCGCGATCGTGCTGTCCGCGACCGCGATGGGCGCCGCAGGACTGTTCGGCCGGAAGGCCACACCCGACGGCGCAGTTCTCGGTGAGGCGCTCACCCTCGGACGGATGGCGGTCGGCGCGATCGGCATGCTCGTCCTGATCGCGCTGTCCCGCCGCCTCGGGCAGTTGCGCCGGACCCGCCTGTCCTGGTCGGTCGTCGGTGGAGGTGTCTTTCTCGGACTGTCCCTCGCGACCTATCTGTCCGCCACGGTGCTGACCGACCTGTCCCGGGCCGTGGCCCTCCACTATCTCGGTCCCGTGGTCGCGACGATCCTCGCGCGGGTGTTCCTGAAGGAGCGGATCGGTCGCCTCGACGCGTTGTCGATCGGGACCGCGTTCGCCGGGATGCTCCTTGCTGCGGGTCTGGTGGGCAGTGATCGTTCCGGGGGTGAGCACGAGACGCTGGGCACGGTACTGGGCGTCGCCTCGGGTCTCTTCTACGGTGCGGCTCTGCTGTGCTACCGATATCGCACCGACATGCCGTCCGACGTCCGGTGCCTGTGGAACTTCGTCTTCGGTGCCGTCGCGACGGGTGCGATGGTCGTGGTGACCCGACCCGACATGTCGGGGATGACCGTGACGCATTGGTTGTGGGCCGGCGGGTTCTTCGTCGTCTGCGGTCTGTTCGCCCTCGGTCTGCTCGTGGTCGCGGGGAAGCATCTTCGCGCCGCGGAGCTGTCCGGACTGTCCTACCTCGAAGTCGTGGTCGCACTGATGATCGGCATGGCGGTGTTCGGAGAGTCCGTGACGGTGCTCGCCGCGGCAGGCGCCGGGCTGATCATGATGGCCATGGCGCTACCGATGCTCGGACGCCGATGA
- a CDS encoding oxygenase MpaB family protein encodes MEVTPAQRVRTDIEDDVPVADRTFVRLLADRRIWPMFLFRALSLQGTHPTVMVALEQHSKSFTEPSVRAENTLAYTYRIYFGENVADSARELREMHRPITGLDYEGRRYHAWNRDVWTWVHLTTIESLIYAIEVCFGPQPAPEVEAFYQESCRLGRLFGVREHDMPDDVAGLRSYVDRGVADTLAMSPGTRRMQQLVDEQDVIATLEPRLAALPRPLPVVLEKLTGRPVKTLMFGAFPESVRRIWGVPWSAAREREFRAIPAFMRVGTRLVPERMRMIPEARAALGV; translated from the coding sequence ATGGAAGTCACTCCCGCACAGCGCGTTCGCACAGACATCGAGGACGACGTACCCGTCGCCGACCGTACCTTCGTCCGGCTGCTGGCAGACCGCCGCATCTGGCCCATGTTCCTGTTCCGGGCACTGTCGCTCCAGGGCACCCACCCCACCGTCATGGTTGCGCTCGAACAGCATTCGAAGTCGTTCACCGAGCCGTCGGTACGCGCGGAGAACACCCTCGCGTACACCTACCGCATCTACTTCGGCGAGAACGTCGCCGACTCTGCCCGGGAACTGCGGGAGATGCACCGCCCCATCACCGGACTCGACTACGAGGGCCGCAGATACCACGCGTGGAACCGCGACGTGTGGACGTGGGTCCACCTCACCACCATCGAATCGCTCATCTACGCGATCGAGGTCTGCTTCGGTCCGCAACCCGCACCGGAAGTGGAGGCCTTCTACCAGGAGAGTTGCCGGCTCGGCAGGTTGTTCGGTGTCCGGGAACACGACATGCCCGACGACGTGGCGGGTCTTCGCAGCTACGTCGACCGGGGTGTCGCAGACACGCTCGCGATGTCGCCCGGAACCCGGCGGATGCAGCAACTCGTCGACGAGCAGGACGTCATCGCGACCCTCGAGCCGAGACTCGCCGCACTCCCCCGGCCACTTCCCGTCGTGCTGGAGAAGTTGACGGGCCGGCCGGTGAAGACGCTGATGTTCGGGGCATTTCCCGAGTCCGTCCGGCGGATCTGGGGAGTGCCGTGGAGCGCGGCACGCGAACGTGAGTTCCGAGCGATCCCCGCATTCATGCGCGTCGGCACGCGACTGGTTCCCGAGCGTATGCGCATGATCCCGGAAGCCCGCGCGGCGCTGGGGGTCTGA
- a CDS encoding SPFH domain-containing protein, whose translation MEALIVLAVVVALVVVVVAKSVSLVPQAEAAVIERLGRYYRTASGQLTFLVPFVDRIRAKVDLRERVVSFPPQPVITQDNLTLSIDTVVYFQVTNPQAAVYEISNYIAAVEQLTVTTLRNVVGGMTLEETLTSRDSINGQLRGVLDEATGRWGLRVARVELKSIDPPPSIQESMEKQMKADREKRAMILTAEGNRESAIKTAEGDKQSRILSAEGAKQAAILEAEADRQSRILRAQGDRAARYLEAQGEAKSIEKVFAAIKAGKPTPELLAYQYLQTLPQMAQGDANKMWVVPSDFGKALEGFARTLGAPGEDGVFRFEPSPVEEALQRPEDDSAEVEDWFATKRDPEVAQAVAEAEAVARKPVDPAVRTGLATEDAQGAGGGRSALPTPPPAQRWIADDAAEETAEPPRQQQ comes from the coding sequence ATGGAAGCATTGATCGTGCTCGCCGTGGTGGTGGCACTGGTCGTCGTAGTCGTGGCGAAATCGGTATCGCTGGTACCGCAAGCGGAGGCCGCGGTCATCGAACGTCTCGGCCGGTACTACCGGACCGCGTCGGGGCAGCTCACCTTCCTGGTGCCGTTCGTCGATCGCATCCGGGCGAAGGTCGATCTGCGCGAACGTGTCGTCTCGTTCCCGCCGCAGCCGGTCATCACCCAGGACAACCTCACGCTGAGCATCGATACAGTCGTGTACTTCCAGGTCACGAACCCGCAGGCCGCCGTCTACGAGATCAGCAACTACATCGCCGCCGTCGAGCAGCTCACCGTCACCACCCTGCGCAACGTCGTGGGAGGAATGACCCTCGAAGAGACCCTCACCTCCCGCGATTCGATCAACGGTCAGCTCCGGGGTGTGCTCGACGAGGCCACCGGGCGGTGGGGACTGCGCGTGGCCCGAGTCGAACTCAAGAGCATCGATCCGCCGCCGTCGATCCAGGAATCGATGGAGAAGCAGATGAAGGCCGATCGTGAGAAGCGCGCCATGATCCTCACGGCCGAGGGCAACCGCGAATCGGCGATCAAGACCGCCGAGGGCGACAAGCAGTCGCGCATCCTCTCCGCCGAAGGCGCCAAGCAGGCCGCGATCCTCGAAGCCGAGGCCGACCGGCAGTCGCGGATCCTGCGCGCCCAGGGTGATCGCGCGGCGCGGTACCTCGAGGCCCAGGGCGAGGCGAAGTCCATCGAGAAGGTGTTCGCAGCGATCAAGGCCGGCAAGCCCACTCCGGAACTGCTCGCCTACCAGTACCTGCAGACGCTGCCGCAGATGGCGCAGGGCGACGCCAACAAGATGTGGGTGGTGCCCAGCGACTTCGGTAAGGCGCTCGAAGGTTTCGCGCGAACCCTCGGCGCACCCGGTGAGGACGGCGTCTTCCGGTTCGAGCCGAGTCCCGTCGAAGAGGCGTTGCAGCGACCCGAGGACGACAGTGCCGAGGTCGAGGACTGGTTCGCGACCAAGCGCGACCCCGAGGTGGCCCAGGCCGTCGCCGAAGCCGAGGCGGTCGCGCGCAAGCCGGTCGATCCCGCGGTCCGGACGGGTCTCGCAACAGAGGATGCGCAGGGCGCCGGCGGCGGCCGGTCGGCTTTGCCCACCCCGCCACCGGCACAACGTTGGATTGCGGACGATGCGGCCGAAGAGACGGCCGAACCGCCGCGACAACAGCAGTAG
- a CDS encoding MCE family protein: MRTLTTTSRRLVPAVTVVALAVAGATAFAATTRDDASICAYFEDSYGLYPGSPVTIRGISVGTVDRVEPDGARVRVDMTVGDRDLPAETGAVITNASILTDRRVELVDADPRPGPLLASETCIDTARTRTPVSVSDALGSFSELVRQMTERGPDGRAPLETALKDAGREFEDLGPTLNRELRDLADLLSSPDNFMDQLGQILDNSAEMTTLLTGDWENVKSTIQTFAPGLAGIEQMLVVAKILVEKLSLAVGPLDRLFNEHFPYLMNALNSTLPTLTMLRTQAESSSELLATIPGTITMLETMVQTHPGSVAVELDPARAEVPTPDAALTCTALEQIAPDSCTVVSSRSVSVPLPQLVLSTIGATP, translated from the coding sequence GTGCGAACACTGACGACGACTTCACGACGACTCGTTCCCGCGGTGACGGTCGTGGCGCTGGCCGTGGCCGGCGCGACCGCCTTCGCCGCGACCACCCGCGACGACGCTTCGATCTGCGCGTACTTCGAGGACTCCTACGGGCTGTACCCCGGCTCGCCGGTCACCATCCGAGGGATCTCGGTCGGGACCGTGGACCGGGTCGAACCCGACGGGGCGCGCGTGCGCGTCGACATGACAGTCGGCGACCGCGACCTGCCCGCCGAAACCGGTGCGGTGATCACCAATGCGTCGATCCTCACCGATCGCCGCGTCGAACTCGTCGACGCCGATCCCCGACCCGGACCGCTCTTGGCGTCGGAGACGTGCATCGACACGGCGCGCACCCGTACCCCGGTCAGCGTGTCGGACGCACTCGGATCGTTCTCCGAACTCGTACGGCAGATGACCGAGCGTGGACCGGACGGAAGGGCACCGCTCGAAACGGCCTTGAAGGACGCCGGACGCGAATTCGAGGACCTGGGACCGACGCTGAACCGAGAACTGCGCGACCTGGCGGACCTGCTGTCGTCGCCCGACAACTTCATGGACCAGCTGGGGCAGATCCTCGACAACTCGGCCGAGATGACGACCCTGCTCACCGGCGATTGGGAAAACGTCAAGTCCACCATCCAGACGTTCGCTCCGGGTCTGGCGGGCATCGAACAAATGCTCGTCGTGGCGAAGATCCTCGTCGAGAAGTTGTCGCTGGCAGTCGGTCCGCTCGACCGGTTGTTCAACGAGCACTTCCCCTACCTGATGAACGCCCTGAACTCCACGTTGCCCACGCTGACGATGCTGCGCACCCAGGCGGAGAGCTCGAGCGAGTTGCTCGCGACCATCCCCGGCACGATCACGATGCTCGAGACGATGGTGCAGACCCATCCCGGGTCTGTCGCCGTCGAACTCGACCCGGCCCGCGCCGAGGTGCCGACCCCCGACGCCGCACTGACCTGCACAGCGCTCGAGCAGATCGCACCGGACAGCTGCACCGTGGTGTCCTCCCGTTCGGTCTCCGTGCCGCTGCCGCAGCTGGTCCTGTCGACGATCGGAGCAACGCCGTGA
- a CDS encoding TetR/AcrR family transcriptional regulator has protein sequence MGITPVRSLLVGALIGQSADADPTDTAILAATIRCLSHHGLERTTVADVAAEAGVGRATVFRRFDTKEELLGRAFAWELDQLVTRFHAAIDDIEDPYERAVEWIVEAVRTVRNHPVARRFVDDGAALPLLHDPQITAALLTSVRHELDLTAQRAGITFDTATAAEIVSRFFASVWLAPDLGSATATDDGVRRVARTMLSFLVVPSTPSTDS, from the coding sequence ATGGGTATCACCCCCGTGCGTTCGCTCCTCGTGGGAGCGTTGATCGGCCAGAGCGCCGACGCCGATCCGACCGACACCGCAATCCTTGCGGCCACCATCCGCTGCCTGAGCCATCACGGACTCGAGCGGACGACGGTGGCCGACGTCGCGGCGGAGGCCGGCGTCGGTCGTGCCACGGTCTTCCGGCGGTTCGACACCAAGGAAGAACTGCTCGGTCGCGCGTTCGCGTGGGAGCTCGATCAGCTCGTCACGCGGTTCCACGCGGCCATCGACGACATCGAGGACCCGTACGAGCGCGCAGTCGAATGGATCGTCGAAGCGGTCCGTACCGTTCGCAACCACCCGGTCGCACGACGATTCGTCGACGACGGAGCCGCTCTCCCGCTCCTGCACGATCCGCAGATCACCGCCGCGCTGCTCACGTCGGTCCGCCACGAACTCGACCTCACCGCACAACGGGCGGGGATCACGTTCGATACGGCCACCGCCGCGGAGATCGTCTCGCGATTCTTCGCGAGTGTTTGGCTCGCACCCGATCTGGGCAGCGCCACCGCGACCGACGACGGGGTACGACGGGTGGCCCGGACCATGCTGTCCTTCCTCGTCGTGCCCTCGACACCCTCCACCGACAGCTGA
- a CDS encoding NfeD family protein, whose product MVTVAALIWLIAGVALAAGEALTGDFALLMLGGAALVTGGVSAATDFPVWIDAVIFAVTSLVLLLGVRPMLRRRYSLPPALPTGIDALPGKHALVLEQVGEHSGRVKIDGDVWTARPLDATEVYEPGTTVTVMQIDGATAVVWRGV is encoded by the coding sequence ATGGTGACCGTGGCCGCATTGATTTGGTTGATCGCCGGAGTGGCGTTGGCGGCCGGCGAAGCGCTCACGGGCGATTTCGCGCTGCTGATGCTCGGCGGCGCAGCGCTCGTCACCGGTGGTGTCTCCGCGGCGACCGATTTTCCGGTCTGGATCGACGCGGTGATCTTCGCCGTGACCTCGCTGGTCCTGCTGCTCGGTGTCCGGCCGATGCTGAGGCGGAGGTACTCCCTGCCGCCTGCTCTGCCGACCGGTATCGACGCTCTCCCCGGAAAGCACGCCCTCGTCCTGGAGCAGGTGGGGGAGCATTCCGGGCGCGTGAAGATCGACGGTGACGTGTGGACCGCCAGACCGCTGGATGCCACCGAGGTGTACGAGCCGGGCACGACAGTGACAGTGATGCAGATAGACGGCGCTACAGCCGTCGTGTGGAGGGGTGTCTGA
- a CDS encoding ABC transporter permease, producing the protein MSTARNGSVATPSPYRPRGLRWTRHASRAWNPLESLGLYLHFVVVSFRGIGHALRRNRRQTVAIFTDLTWGNGRAVIVGGGVAPVLAILGIVAGAMVGLVGFSALDMLGMGPLTGAMSALANPRELAPLIAAIGFAAQAGCRITAEVGAMRISEEIDALEAQAIDSIPYVVSTRLIAAVGAVVPSYLIALALGFAATGATVTVVQGQGSGAYDHYFHMFTEPIDLVYSLIKVVVFVLVVTLVHAYQGYHASGGPEGVGIASGRAIRASLVLIVTTDMVLTLVMWGLDATISFSG; encoded by the coding sequence ATGAGCACCGCGCGCAACGGATCCGTTGCAACGCCCTCCCCCTATCGCCCCCGTGGTCTGCGGTGGACCCGCCACGCGAGCCGGGCATGGAACCCCCTCGAATCCCTCGGGCTCTATCTGCACTTCGTCGTCGTCTCCTTCCGCGGCATCGGACATGCCCTGCGCCGCAACCGGCGACAGACCGTCGCCATCTTCACCGACCTGACGTGGGGCAACGGCCGCGCGGTCATCGTCGGCGGTGGCGTCGCCCCGGTGCTGGCCATCCTCGGCATCGTCGCCGGGGCGATGGTCGGCCTCGTCGGATTCTCGGCCCTGGACATGCTCGGGATGGGACCGCTGACCGGGGCCATGTCGGCCCTGGCGAATCCGCGCGAGCTTGCTCCGCTGATCGCGGCGATCGGGTTCGCCGCGCAGGCCGGCTGCCGCATCACCGCCGAGGTCGGCGCCATGCGGATCTCGGAGGAGATCGATGCACTCGAGGCGCAGGCCATCGACTCGATTCCGTACGTCGTGTCCACCCGTCTCATCGCGGCGGTCGGCGCCGTCGTCCCCTCCTACCTGATAGCCCTCGCGCTCGGATTCGCTGCCACCGGCGCGACGGTCACCGTGGTGCAGGGCCAGGGTTCGGGCGCCTACGACCACTACTTCCACATGTTCACCGAGCCGATCGACCTGGTCTATTCGCTGATCAAAGTCGTGGTGTTCGTCCTGGTCGTGACGCTCGTGCACGCCTACCAGGGTTATCACGCGAGCGGTGGGCCCGAGGGAGTCGGGATCGCCTCGGGACGGGCCATCCGGGCGAGCCTCGTGCTGATCGTGACCACCGACATGGTGCTCACGCTCGTCATGTGGGGCCTCGACGCGACGATCAGCTTCTCGGGGTGA